The Cyclobacteriaceae bacterium DNA segment GCCTTCTTTATTGTATAGGTTAACATCCGGATTATCAGCCCAGGCGTATCGCACGTATTGTGGATTTGAAATCTGATCATTCCAAACAATCACTTTATCGCCTTCAATTTTTGCTTTAGCCCATTCAAACTTTTTATCTGCACCAGCTATGGCAAATTCACGAAGGGGTTCACCGTCATCTGTGATTAATCCACCACCAACGTGTTTAAAGGAAAGAATGATTTTATTTCCTTCAATAGAAGCGCTTTGGTATAAGGGTCCCGAGTATATAAGTTCTTCGTGGTAAACAATTTTCAAGGCAGCCAATGCCATTCGTTCACCGACATCTTTTTTGTTGTATGGATGAACATCGTTCCATTCACCCAAATCAATGTTCACAGTCATGGCCGTGTTGGGTACGGATAATGCTTTGCGCTGCGATTCCCGTAATCTTGCCCAGTTGCTTTCAACGGGTAGATAAGTATAATCCATAAACCCGGGAAGTTGCGCGTAGATGAATGGTAATTGTGGTTGATTAAATTGATGTCTCCAATTGGCTATGAGTGCCGGAAGAAGTTTTTCATATTCGTCCGGTCTGTCAGTATTGCTTTCACCTTGATACCACAGGATTCCTTTTAGTGAATACTTTTGCAATGGTGCCACCATGGCATTGAATAAAGTAGTTGGTTGATTTTGCGCTGAGATGGGTTGAGGTGCTGACGGACGAGGAGGGAAGACATCACCAACTTTGTACTGCCATGTTCCTTTTAAGTCGATGGTGTCGTTTTCAGTAAACAAGCAGTAAGGTTTATCGGGCACGAAACCACCTTTACCTGCATAGTTGGTAACCCGTATAACGAGAATATTCTTGCCCACTTTAAGAACATCGGCAGGAACCGGGTAACGCCTTTGCGGATATTGATAAGTTGTACGACCAACTTGCTTGCCGTTGATGTACAACACATCGGCATCAACAATTCTTCCTAAAAAAACTTTAGCCGGTTTGCCCGTCATGGATGCAGGTACTTCAATTTCCCTCCGGTACCATACCACACCGTTTAATTCTTTAGCACCCTGATCTTCCCAATAGCCGGGAATGTTGATGTTGCGCCAGCCTATGGGATGATAGGTTACATCATGCCATTTGGGTTCGGTGGTTAACCCTAAATCGGTTTCAGGTCTTGGCTTGTTTGCCGCAGCAGCAATTCTGTTTTTTTCGTTTACGTAGGCTGTATCTTTGTTCTGCTGAATGGTCTTAATCATTTCAGTAAAATCCTTCAAGCCTTCCTCACTCGTCCAGGCTTCAATGGGCGTTCCGCCAACACTGGCATTAATCAAGCCAATGGGTATGTTGTATTTGTCATAAAGTTTCTTTGCGAAAAAATAGGCCACTGCGGAGAAGGGTCGCACGTTATCACCAATGGCGGCTTCCCAGGAGCCGGAAGGTAAATCCAATTCAGGTTGCTGCAGGTTGGTTCGGGTAGGTACAAGAAACTGTCGTATGTGTGGGTAGTTGGCTTCCGTAATATCTTTTGCATACGTGACATCGTGAATATTCATTTGATGTACCATATTGCTTTGACCGCTGCAAAGCCAGACATCGCCAAACAGAATGTTCTTTACCGTAATTTCATTTTTTCCTTTAAAGGTCATCTCATAAGGACCACCTGCTGGTTGGGCGGGAATTTTTATCGTCCAATTGCCTGATGCATCAGCCTTCGTTTTAAATTTTTTCTTGCGGAATGTGAGTTCAACAGTTTCGCCTGCTGAAGCCCAACCCCAAAGGTTAAGTTGTGATTCGCGCTGCAAAACCGCGCCATCGCTGATTAATTTTGGTAATTTAATTTGGCTATGTGCCTTTATAGCCAATAGAAGAGAGAAAATAATAAGCGACCTAACAAGAATAGAATTTGTAGGTAAGAATTTTGCAGGTAAAGTTTTAACAGCGTACATGAACCTAGAAGGTTACTACTTCATGATATGCCTTTTTCGGATTTAAATCTTTATCGAACAATAGGGGATAGTCCTTCCTGTTCCGTACCGGAAAATTATCCAGCCAGCTTGATCGGTCAGAAATATTCCAGAAGGTAACACTCTCTATGGCATCTTTATGTTTACGGAATACTTCGAATGTGAGTTTGTATTGTTCAAGCTGTTTTTGTTCCATTTCGGGTGTAAACGTGGTGCTGTCATCTTCCGGTTTGCGTTCTCTTCTGCCATGTTCTTTTTTGTACACGGAAATATCCAGCTCGGTAACGTGTAGCGGTATATTCAATTCGGAAAAACGGATCAATGCACTATCTAAATATTCTGCGATGGGTTCATAAATTCCCATGTGGGCCTGCAAGCCCAATCCATGTATGGGTACGCCCGCTGCTTTGAGATCATGTACCAGTTTAAAAATTTTTTCTCGCTTGGCCGGATACATTTCGTTGTAGTCGTTATAAAAGAGTAAGGCATCCGGGTCGGCTTCATGGGCATACTCAAAGGCTTTGGCGATGTATTCTTCACCACAGATTTTATACCACGGAGAGTTGCGATAAAATTCACCGGACTTATCTGAAATAGCTTCGTTCACCACATCCCATGCATAAATTTTTCCTTTGTAACGACTTACTACCGTGGTGATGTGATCCTTCAACCGTGCCAGCAATACTTCTTTGGATACTGTGTCGCCCTCAGCATCTACAAACAACCATGATGGTGCCTGGTTGTGCCAACACAGGGTATGGCCGCGCAATTTCATGTTGTTGCGCACAGCAAAATTTACAATCGAGTCGGCATGCTCCCAGAAGTATTCATCTTCTTTTGGATGAATAGGCCCCATCTTCATGGCATTTTCTGCGGTAATGCTGTTAAACTCCCTTGTGATTAACCCGGCCTCATCGGTTGATAGCGATCGCGGCCCGATGGCCACACCCACAGGGAAGTATTCTGCATAGTAATCTTTCAGTCCCTTTATATCAATGGTTTCAGGTTTTGAACTGCATGAAACAAGTAAGCTTATTAAAGAAAGTACGATGGGGATCAAGATGATCTTTTTCATGTCGCTATTTGTAAGGTGAAATCGTTTGAATGCTTCCATCAGGGTTGTGTGTTAGTTCCGTGACTTTGATGTTGCGCAGATGCGTTTCACCAGAAAGCTGAACATCGTGATAGAATAAATACCACTTGCCGTTGAACTCAACAATAGAATGATGATTGGTCCAACCCTGAACAGGCTCGAGTATCACGCCTTGATAGGTGAATGGTCCGTATGGTGAATCACTGGTTGCATAGCAAATATTGTGTGTGTCTCCGGTAGAGTAGGAGAAGTAGTATTTGCCATTGTACTTGTGTACCCAGGCGGCTTCAAAAAAGCGTTTATCGTTCTGACTTTCTGTAAAGAGGTTTCCATTTTCATCAACAAGCTTTACTTCCTTAACATCTTCAGCAAAGCTTTTCATGTCTTTCGACAATTTGGCTATGCGCGGAAGAACGGCTAGCTCTTCTCCTTTTCGGTTTTGTCCTTCCGGATTATATTGGTTGTTATCCCAACGTTGTAGTTGTCCACCCCAGATGCCGCCAAAGTACATGTAGTAAGCGCCATCGTCATCTTTAAATACCGCAGGGTCGATGCTGAAACTATTTTTAATGGGTTCCTTTTCGGCAACAAAAGGCCCTTCCGGTTTTTTACTGGTAGCCACACCAAGACGGAATACATCTTCTTTGTCCTTTACAGGAAAGTACAGGTAGTATGTGTCATTGGCGAATGCTGCATCAGGCGCCCACATCTGCCGACCGGCCCAGGGTACGTCTTTGATGTCAAGTGCGACACCATGATCGGTCACCTCACCACCTATTTCATCCATGGAAAAAACATGGTAGTCCCGCATATCGAAGTGCGAGCCGAGATCATCCTGCGGTATGCCGGCTTCTACATCGTGTGATGGATAAACGTAAATTTTTCCATTGAATACATGTGCAGAGGGATCAGCTGTGTAAATGTGGCTTACCAAGGGTTGAGAAATGGGTTCAGGTTTTCTTTCGGTTGCTTCTTCGGTTTGTTCAATTTCTTGAGAAGATTGTTTGTTGCATCCGGTGAAAGCGGTCAATGCGCTCAGTAAAATGATTGAAGGTAAATGGAATTTTGTCATGCTCTATTTGTTTAATCTATTGAATATTAGTTGGCTGCTCTCAGGGACTTGTTTTGAAATTACTATTTAATTCCAGTATAGAGTTCTGTCTTCCTAACTTTTTGCTATCTGAATTTAACGCTGTCTTTACATGGTTTATTTACCCACCGTAAATGGTCTATTTACCACTCCAACAACTAAACTAGTTGTCAACCACAATCGTTGTAACACTCTTAGAAGGGAGTGCTATGATAAGGTTCGAGTCCTGTTCTTGTAAAGTTGTTTTCTCTCTACTTGACGAAAGGGTAGTAACATATTGCGTAGCAGAAGCGGGAGCCTGGCCAGCTATCTTAAGCCCGATGTTGGTAATGGCAACCGTACCGGGATTGATCAGCACCACAACGGTTTGGTCATCACTTTTGTAAGCAGATATTAGTGCGTCTGATGTTACGAATTCAGTTTTGATTCGTACAAAACCCGGCCTGATGAATTTTGAAAAGTGAGCGAATGCATGACCTCGCTTCAATACCTGACCCGATACTGTTCCGTTCGTGCCATCACCAATGAAGGAGTAATACCTTTTCAGGTACCACCAGATATAGGCATTCCAATTATGTTGCATGGCCTGATGGATTGTGCCGAGCATCTGCATGGTTTCATTCCATTTGGCTTCCTCGCTGTAGGATGTCCATGCCGGAGCGCCTGCATTACCAGTGTTCAGGTTCATCAGGTATTCGGTCATCCAGATTTCCTTTCCTTTTGATTCAGCCAATGGGAAAGGAGCGAGGCCACTGCCGTAAATATGCCCGGCAACAATATCCATGTTTGCGGCTGCGTCCGCATCATTGAGTATGCTGTTGGTTAAAGTTTGATTGAAGTTAAAAGATTCAGGTGCGGCCAGTTTGGTGTTGATGAGATGTCCGTAATTTTTAAGGAAATTTCTAATTTGTGCTGAACTCCAATCGCACGATTCATAACTTACCTGAATGTCGGGTTCATTTTGAATAGATATAACGTCAATGTCGGTATTTTGTGATGCCATATAGGAAATGTAATCGTTCAGATGGTCAGCAAATGCTTCGTAATTTTCCTCAGGCAGATAACCGCCAACATCGCTGCCGTTACTTTTTAAAGCCGCTGGTGGCGACCAGGGTGAAGCTTGAATGATGGCACCATATTTTTTAGCTTCCTTGATAACGTTTACAATGAGCGGCCATTCGTTGGGATCGGAAGCCACCCGCACACGGAAGATGCTTAACCCGAGATCAGCTTCATTATTTCCAAACGCCAGTTTCATATCGTTGACAGTAGGAAAAGTGGTTCCCCACATTTGGTTTGCACCTCCAAACCCGGCAATGGTTTGGTAGGTTACGGTGGGGTCAATAGCAAGAACCTTTGGTGGGATGGTTTGTGTTGGCGAAGGTTCACTGTTTTTATCGCATGCTACAGACCCTGCAAGTAATAAGCAGGAGCAGAGAAGAACTTTGTATCCGGTGGTAGTCAGGTTCATGATTTTCTATTTCTGCACAATAAGTTTTTTGAAAGATGTTTGCTTACCATTGAAGATTTCCATTAGGTATAATCCTGATGTTCCATCTATTTCTATTTCAGCGGGTTTGTTGGCAAATACACGTTTTCGGTTAATGACTTTACCCTGCGTATCGCGAATGGCAATAGTCAAATCATGCTCTGTAGACTCAATTATAAATTTTCCTGTTGCCGAAGGATTTGGAAAGACCTTGAGATTCATCATTTCATTTTCGATGCTTGTTGTTAAGCAAAACGAACCTCCGGAAACGGAAGAGACATAGGTTTTAAGCCAGTTTAAAGCAGGTCGTTCCGTACCATTGCTGCGCAACAGGTAAGCGGTTGATTGCCAGGTTTGCCCTTGCAGGTATCCCCAAATGGTAATTCCCTGAACAGCCGGGTGAGTCCATAATACAGGAAAAACACGCTGGTAAATTTCAAGTTGGATGTTGTCATCGGTTGTGAGATTGCCTGTGCTGGTGTTATCGTAATTGCCAATATCAAATTCTGTGATATAAATGGGCAAGCCGGAAGTGGCAAGTTTATCAAGATTATTCTTCAACGTATTAACCGGTGTATTCTCCACTTCAAAGCGGTGGCATTGTATCCCAATACCATCAATAAGGTTCTGTGCCTTGAGGAGATTTACCAAAGCGAGGTAATCATTGGTAGCCGCGTCAACATTAATAATACTGTAATCATTCAGGATAAGTTTTGCATTGGGACAATATTCTCTCGCTTTCTGAAATGCCCAGATTACCCAATTCCATCCTGACCCCAAAGCCAGGTCGTAGGAGGGGGTGGCATGAAAAGGTTCATTGACTACATCAATGAAATCTGTTGCCGGGTAGCGTTCGCAATACAACCGTATCCATTCTTCAACTTCTTGACGAACTTCTTCGTATCGCTCTTCAAGGGGTATGGAAGTGTTGTTCATCAATTCGGTAATCCATGCCGGCTGTTGTTGCCCCCAAACAAAAGTGTGTTGTTTAAAAGGAAGTCCGTTGTTCTTCGCATGATTATAGGCAATATCAAGAGCACCCCAACTCATCACATCGCGGGTAGCTTCCACTGATCCCCACTTGCCTGAATTCTCGGGTGTTACCTGATTCCAGTATGTGTTGAAGGTAGGGGGTACACTGTTACTGATCACATTACCCAAAAATTTACATTTTCCATCTGCAATCTGTGCATATGATGGGATGGTGCATATTCCAAAACCGAGTGATAAAAAAAGAATTGAGCTTAAATATTTCCGTAGAGATTTCTTCATAGTCTATAACGCGTTCGATTAAAAAGCCAATCGCGCCTATTTAGGCGCGATTGGGGCTAACACTAAACCTAACAAATATTACTAGTTCTTAACCACTTTAATATCATCAATATAGAAGGTAGTTACAGCAGTATTGGTGCCATTCAGGTCAAGCACAATCCGTGTTGCTGTATTTTGAATCCGTTCACCTGGGATCACAAAACTAAATTGCTGCCACTGGGTTGTTACAGCTACATCACCTGGATAAAAACCAGTGTCTGGGTTGAGGGATACCCTAAATCCTGCATTGGCAACGGCTGCCCTTGCCCATACATAAACTGTATACGAAGCTCCAATTTCAGTTTCAATAGGGTCAGAAACAAATTGAATGCGCCATTGTCCGTTGCCGAGCGATCCATCACGAATTACTTTAAGCGCGCGGTTTCCCCGGTAGTATTCGCCCGGCACAGTGGTGGCAACCTGAAAACCGCCACCGTTCCATTTACCCCAGTTGGTGAAATTATCGCCATCTCCATCCTCCAGGCCGCTGTTTAGGTTGAGTGCGGCAGCACAATCAGGTGAGCCAGGTGAGCCAGAACAGGCCACCAGATCTGCAGCACTTCTTGAACTACCGGCTTCACCACTTAAGGTGATCTTACCAGTGGAGGCTCCTGCGGGCATGGTAAACTTGATTAGTGTTTCAGTTTGTGATGTAATCGTAGCCTCTACATCTCCTAATTTTACACTGGTTACTAAATCAAAATTTACACCTAGCAAGGTTATGGTTTCACCGGCTGTGGCCGAGTAAGGAGTAAAGCTACTGATTGCTTGCAGGGGTACAACTTCAATTTCTGTAAACGCGCGTTCCGGACCTGAGAATACAACCAACACATCCGTTAAGGTTCCGTCTGTGTGAACTTCAACGGTTGTAGGAACATTGAATGTAATCGCTGATTCCGTATGGCTTACAAAGTCTTTTGCCAACACGCGTTCATTTCCAATAAATATGCGTTGCACATTTTGCAACTGTGTTCCATTGATGGTAAGCTCGGCACCGGGGCCTGTCTTCGGATTGCTGAACCCGGTAATTCTGGAACTTACATCCTTCATGTTGAATGTAATTCCCTCATCATCGCTACAGCGGATGGTAAACAGTACCACCGCACAAACGAATAGGTTAAGTATTAATCTTTTTGATTTCATAGCGATTCGTTTTTCGTTATTAATATCCTGGGTTTTGATATTTCTGTTTGTCGGTATCGTTTATCGCATCCAACTGCGATTGCGGAATGGGACGCAACCTGTGCTTGGCTTCCACTCTGTTTGCGGCCAATACATCTTCATTAAGCTTTACCCGATTTAGAAAGACCGTTTCACCACGTAGTGCCAAGTCAGTCCATCTTCCGCCTTCACCAGCCAATTCACGAGCACGTTCATCCAAAATGAAATCAAGGGTTACGTCACCTGCAGTTATTTCCATCGCAGTTCTGCGAGTAGTTAGTTCTGCTGGTGATAGGCCGGGTCTGAAAGCTGCCCGTCTTCTTACTTCATTGATCAGGTTTGCAGCAACGCCATTGTTTCCAAGTTTAAAGGCTGCTTCGGCTGCCAACAAATAAGTTTCGGCCAGGCGGAAGAT contains these protein-coding regions:
- a CDS encoding glycoside hydrolase family 43 protein encodes the protein MTKFHLPSIILLSALTAFTGCNKQSSQEIEQTEEATERKPEPISQPLVSHIYTADPSAHVFNGKIYVYPSHDVEAGIPQDDLGSHFDMRDYHVFSMDEIGGEVTDHGVALDIKDVPWAGRQMWAPDAAFANDTYYLYFPVKDKEDVFRLGVATSKKPEGPFVAEKEPIKNSFSIDPAVFKDDDGAYYMYFGGIWGGQLQRWDNNQYNPEGQNRKGEELAVLPRIAKLSKDMKSFAEDVKEVKLVDENGNLFTESQNDKRFFEAAWVHKYNGKYYFSYSTGDTHNICYATSDSPYGPFTYQGVILEPVQGWTNHHSIVEFNGKWYLFYHDVQLSGETHLRNIKVTELTHNPDGSIQTISPYK
- a CDS encoding endo-1,4-beta-xylanase, whose product is MKKSLRKYLSSILFLSLGFGICTIPSYAQIADGKCKFLGNVISNSVPPTFNTYWNQVTPENSGKWGSVEATRDVMSWGALDIAYNHAKNNGLPFKQHTFVWGQQQPAWITELMNNTSIPLEERYEEVRQEVEEWIRLYCERYPATDFIDVVNEPFHATPSYDLALGSGWNWVIWAFQKAREYCPNAKLILNDYSIINVDAATNDYLALVNLLKAQNLIDGIGIQCHRFEVENTPVNTLKNNLDKLATSGLPIYITEFDIGNYDNTSTGNLTTDDNIQLEIYQRVFPVLWTHPAVQGITIWGYLQGQTWQSTAYLLRSNGTERPALNWLKTYVSSVSGGSFCLTTSIENEMMNLKVFPNPSATGKFIIESTEHDLTIAIRDTQGKVINRKRVFANKPAEIEIDGTSGLYLMEIFNGKQTSFKKLIVQK
- a CDS encoding sialate O-acetylesterase, producing MYAVKTLPAKFLPTNSILVRSLIIFSLLLAIKAHSQIKLPKLISDGAVLQRESQLNLWGWASAGETVELTFRKKKFKTKADASGNWTIKIPAQPAGGPYEMTFKGKNEITVKNILFGDVWLCSGQSNMVHQMNIHDVTYAKDITEANYPHIRQFLVPTRTNLQQPELDLPSGSWEAAIGDNVRPFSAVAYFFAKKLYDKYNIPIGLINASVGGTPIEAWTSEEGLKDFTEMIKTIQQNKDTAYVNEKNRIAAAANKPRPETDLGLTTEPKWHDVTYHPIGWRNINIPGYWEDQGAKELNGVVWYRREIEVPASMTGKPAKVFLGRIVDADVLYINGKQVGRTTYQYPQRRYPVPADVLKVGKNILVIRVTNYAGKGGFVPDKPYCLFTENDTIDLKGTWQYKVGDVFPPRPSAPQPISAQNQPTTLFNAMVAPLQKYSLKGILWYQGESNTDRPDEYEKLLPALIANWRHQFNQPQLPFIYAQLPGFMDYTYLPVESNWARLRESQRKALSVPNTAMTVNIDLGEWNDVHPYNKKDVGERMALAALKIVYHEELIYSGPLYQSASIEGNKIILSFKHVGGGLITDDGEPLREFAIAGADKKFEWAKAKIEGDKVIVWNDQISNPQYVRYAWADNPDVNLYNKEGLPASPFSTEN
- a CDS encoding endo-1,4-beta-xylanase, producing the protein MKKIILIPIVLSLISLLVSCSSKPETIDIKGLKDYYAEYFPVGVAIGPRSLSTDEAGLITREFNSITAENAMKMGPIHPKEDEYFWEHADSIVNFAVRNNMKLRGHTLCWHNQAPSWLFVDAEGDTVSKEVLLARLKDHITTVVSRYKGKIYAWDVVNEAISDKSGEFYRNSPWYKICGEEYIAKAFEYAHEADPDALLFYNDYNEMYPAKREKIFKLVHDLKAAGVPIHGLGLQAHMGIYEPIAEYLDSALIRFSELNIPLHVTELDISVYKKEHGRRERKPEDDSTTFTPEMEQKQLEQYKLTFEVFRKHKDAIESVTFWNISDRSSWLDNFPVRNRKDYPLLFDKDLNPKKAYHEVVTF
- a CDS encoding IPT/TIG domain-containing protein, whose protein sequence is MKSKRLILNLFVCAVVLFTIRCSDDEGITFNMKDVSSRITGFSNPKTGPGAELTINGTQLQNVQRIFIGNERVLAKDFVSHTESAITFNVPTTVEVHTDGTLTDVLVVFSGPERAFTEIEVVPLQAISSFTPYSATAGETITLLGVNFDLVTSVKLGDVEATITSQTETLIKFTMPAGASTGKITLSGEAGSSRSAADLVACSGSPGSPDCAAALNLNSGLEDGDGDNFTNWGKWNGGGFQVATTVPGEYYRGNRALKVIRDGSLGNGQWRIQFVSDPIETEIGASYTVYVWARAAVANAGFRVSLNPDTGFYPGDVAVTTQWQQFSFVIPGERIQNTATRIVLDLNGTNTAVTTFYIDDIKVVKN